From the genome of Streptomyces sp. NBC_01341, one region includes:
- a CDS encoding SseB family protein, whose amino-acid sequence MAGPPVQRSKISDLAVWPASEVQPSPRAASSAAAARTPEVDPTTAARREFAVLLGEFRRTAVLVPLDEAGDLWSAEQNGVRWICAFSDEEALARFALARGEAGREWAYQTVLGARLLDVMVPLLPGPAGVALDAGSVGGGMLFPPVAGIVPDSAAVDLGRMQ is encoded by the coding sequence ATGGCAGGGCCGCCCGTCCAGCGTTCAAAGATCTCTGACTTGGCCGTCTGGCCTGCGTCCGAGGTGCAGCCGTCACCGCGTGCAGCGTCGAGCGCGGCCGCTGCCAGGACGCCGGAGGTAGACCCGACCACGGCAGCGCGCCGGGAGTTTGCTGTGTTGCTGGGTGAGTTCCGGCGTACGGCGGTGTTGGTGCCGCTGGATGAGGCCGGGGATCTGTGGTCTGCGGAGCAGAACGGCGTGCGCTGGATTTGCGCCTTCTCGGACGAGGAGGCGTTGGCCCGTTTCGCGCTTGCTCGTGGTGAGGCCGGGCGGGAGTGGGCGTATCAGACCGTGCTGGGTGCGCGGTTGCTGGATGTGATGGTGCCGTTGCTGCCGGGGCCGGCTGGGGTGGCGCTGGATGCTGGCAGTGTGGGCGGGGGGATGTTGTTCCCGCCGGTGGCCGGCATCGTGCCGGACTCGGCCGCGGTGGATCTCGGGAGGATGCAGTGA
- a CDS encoding SMI1/KNR4 family protein, whose protein sequence is MLTCLVVGGGCDHPLMSVNPVDQSWQRIETWLAEHAPRTFDSLRPPASADAISAAADELRMKFPADLVESLRRHDGVSPGHGLFQFPGGDLPSGIDAILRRGRMDQRLWNRAGEDHPDETYWHPEFLMFADSNPPDGLVLDCREGATFGAVGTHVKGGGTSFGRWPSLAAFLHELAGGLEHGLAMGWWRKFVPVVWQETLLWEEEPQPLPVPRSLREVAATVSAPAAPEVAHDPFPVVAEEGWAGEYASFCLSFVRGLEESELLRRFGALAGTHRPRSRGQAQEDARRWTTGLLPVVRAGRCGQWAFGIEEGHRGEGNRSEVLRRLSRGTQAVSLSFSGSTTMSYYEDGKLVTVYDTRRSYQQPGEGDPFDIFPELPAHGPAAGRLLPDGRTSLGRLELPTERTRLLQRATLGEVCRVVSDHFGIDLPPGALTGELASAQVLPVLPGVDGRYRPPTELAEHITTASEARLRTVLATQMCSLAAETGLDTYPEVIEALHRAGQDERQGVDDDSPLGIRLRTVFADAAAAWSLPRDDGGHLLIDHSEREAWQHRANAAGALVDALSLPAREVIGSVLHQRRNPDWRAEFMDQLGEALHEHRGAPRHERHARTQTAHARKRSSTQ, encoded by the coding sequence GTGCTGACCTGCCTGGTTGTCGGTGGCGGCTGCGATCATCCGCTCATGAGTGTGAATCCCGTGGATCAGTCCTGGCAGCGGATCGAGACCTGGCTGGCCGAACACGCACCGCGTACCTTCGATTCTCTGCGACCGCCCGCCTCAGCGGACGCCATCTCCGCGGCTGCGGACGAGTTGAGAATGAAGTTCCCCGCTGACCTGGTCGAGTCCCTACGCCGCCACGACGGCGTCTCACCGGGGCACGGTCTCTTCCAGTTCCCTGGAGGGGATCTGCCGTCGGGTATTGATGCCATTCTGCGGCGCGGTCGGATGGACCAGCGGCTGTGGAACAGGGCCGGCGAGGATCATCCGGATGAAACGTACTGGCATCCGGAGTTCCTGATGTTCGCGGACAGCAATCCGCCGGATGGCCTGGTCCTCGACTGCCGGGAGGGTGCCACTTTCGGCGCAGTGGGAACGCACGTCAAGGGGGGAGGGACGAGCTTCGGGCGTTGGCCTTCGCTGGCAGCCTTCCTGCATGAGCTCGCGGGCGGCCTCGAGCACGGGCTTGCGATGGGGTGGTGGCGGAAGTTCGTGCCAGTCGTCTGGCAGGAGACCCTGCTCTGGGAGGAAGAACCTCAGCCACTACCCGTCCCCCGGTCGCTGCGGGAGGTTGCGGCAACTGTCTCCGCACCCGCCGCACCTGAAGTGGCCCATGACCCTTTCCCCGTAGTCGCGGAGGAGGGATGGGCGGGAGAATATGCCTCGTTCTGCCTCAGTTTCGTGCGGGGCCTGGAGGAGTCGGAACTCCTGCGCCGTTTCGGAGCGCTGGCCGGCACCCACCGCCCCCGCTCACGCGGACAGGCACAGGAAGACGCCCGGCGATGGACGACCGGCCTCCTCCCGGTGGTCCGGGCCGGGCGCTGTGGTCAGTGGGCATTCGGAATCGAGGAAGGGCACCGGGGGGAGGGCAACCGGAGCGAGGTTCTGCGTCGTCTGTCCCGAGGTACTCAAGCGGTATCCCTGTCGTTCTCCGGGTCCACCACGATGTCCTACTACGAGGACGGGAAACTCGTCACGGTCTATGACACAAGGCGCTCCTACCAGCAGCCCGGTGAAGGGGATCCGTTCGACATCTTTCCCGAGTTGCCCGCACACGGCCCGGCCGCGGGCCGGCTCCTGCCAGACGGACGGACCTCGCTGGGCAGGCTGGAGCTGCCGACGGAGCGGACGCGTCTGCTCCAGCGTGCAACTCTCGGGGAAGTTTGCAGAGTTGTCTCCGACCACTTCGGAATCGACCTGCCGCCGGGCGCCCTGACCGGCGAGTTGGCCAGTGCCCAGGTGTTACCGGTGCTGCCAGGAGTGGACGGGCGATACCGTCCGCCGACCGAACTCGCCGAGCACATCACCACGGCCTCCGAGGCACGCTTGCGCACCGTGCTGGCAACACAAATGTGCAGTCTGGCCGCCGAGACCGGCCTCGATACCTACCCGGAGGTCATCGAAGCTCTTCATCGAGCGGGACAGGACGAGCGCCAAGGTGTGGACGACGACTCACCACTTGGCATACGGCTGCGCACAGTCTTCGCGGACGCGGCGGCAGCATGGAGCCTGCCCCGGGACGACGGCGGTCATCTTCTGATCGACCACAGCGAGAGGGAGGCCTGGCAGCACCGCGCCAACGCGGCGGGCGCGTTGGTCGACGCACTCTCCCTGCCGGCTCGCGAGGTCATCGGCAGCGTCCTCCACCAGCGCCGGAACCCCGACTGGCGGGCGGAATTCATGGACCAGCTCGGCGAGGCCCTGCACGAACACCGCGGTGCGCCACGTCACGAACGTCATGCCCGAACGCAGACGGCGCATGCCCGGAAGCGAAGTTCGACGCAATAG
- a CDS encoding SAM-dependent methyltransferase, whose product MTAGIPSSRIDTSKPHPARVYDWLLGGKDNYPVDQAVGEKLPAEARANAGRNRAFMHRASAWLAGQGVDQFLDIGTGIPTAPNLHQIVQAVAPGSRVVYADNDPIVLRHAEALLVSTPEGATDYIHADVREPEAILERAAKFLDFGRPVALSLIALMHFLPDDHDPYGITRTLTGALPPGSFLVLSHGTADQHPELKRETESAYRKGAIALRMRTREEVESFFEGLDLVEPGLVTAPEWYREGPAPVYERSGFYVGVAQVPQAV is encoded by the coding sequence GTGACAGCCGGTATACCCAGCTCCCGCATCGACACCAGCAAGCCCCATCCGGCGCGCGTCTACGACTGGTTGCTGGGCGGGAAGGACAACTACCCGGTCGATCAGGCGGTCGGGGAGAAGCTGCCCGCCGAGGCGCGGGCCAACGCGGGGCGGAACCGGGCGTTCATGCACCGGGCGTCCGCCTGGCTGGCGGGGCAGGGCGTCGACCAGTTCCTGGACATCGGTACCGGCATCCCCACCGCGCCGAACCTCCACCAGATCGTGCAGGCCGTCGCGCCGGGGTCCCGCGTGGTCTACGCGGACAACGACCCGATCGTGCTGCGTCACGCGGAGGCGCTTCTGGTGAGCACTCCCGAGGGCGCGACGGACTACATCCACGCGGATGTGCGTGAGCCCGAGGCCATTCTCGAACGCGCCGCGAAGTTCCTGGACTTCGGGCGGCCGGTCGCGTTGTCCCTGATCGCGCTGATGCACTTCCTGCCCGACGACCACGATCCGTACGGCATCACCCGCACGCTGACCGGTGCGCTGCCGCCGGGGAGCTTCCTGGTGCTCTCGCACGGCACGGCCGATCAGCACCCGGAGCTGAAGCGGGAGACCGAGTCCGCGTACAGGAAGGGCGCCATCGCGCTCAGGATGCGTACGCGCGAGGAGGTCGAGTCGTTCTTCGAGGGGCTGGACCTCGTGGAGCCGGGCCTGGTCACGGCGCCCGAGTGGTACCGGGAGGGACCCGCCCCGGTGTACGAGCGGAGCGGGTTCTACGTGGGTGTGGCGCAGGTGCCTCAGGCCGTCTGA
- a CDS encoding GNAT family N-acetyltransferase: MLIQPRPYDHPDAVKLNDQVQLEYAARYGDGGDATPLEATMFDPPRGLYLVAYDEQSRPVATGGWRSQDRNAEGYSDGDAEIKRMFVIPEGRGRGLARRILAALEADARAAGRTRMVLETGDQQPEAIALYTSSGYTPCAKFGHYRTYDSSICMAKPLTGPTQTA, encoded by the coding sequence ATGCTTATCCAGCCTCGGCCGTACGACCACCCGGACGCCGTCAAACTCAACGACCAGGTGCAGCTCGAATACGCCGCACGCTACGGCGACGGGGGCGACGCCACCCCCCTCGAAGCCACCATGTTCGACCCGCCGCGCGGGCTGTACCTGGTCGCCTACGACGAGCAGAGCCGCCCCGTGGCCACCGGCGGCTGGCGCAGCCAGGACCGGAACGCCGAGGGCTACTCGGACGGCGACGCCGAGATCAAGCGGATGTTCGTGATCCCCGAGGGCCGCGGCCGGGGGCTGGCCCGTCGCATCCTCGCCGCGCTGGAAGCCGACGCACGGGCCGCCGGCCGCACACGCATGGTCCTGGAGACCGGCGACCAGCAGCCCGAGGCCATCGCGCTGTACACGTCGAGCGGCTACACGCCCTGCGCCAAGTTCGGCCACTACCGCACGTACGACAGCAGCATCTGCATGGCCAAGCCCCTCACCGGCCCCACTCAGACGGCCTGA
- a CDS encoding exodeoxyribonuclease III, whose product MLTVTSVNVNGLRAAAKKGFVEWLAQTEADVVCLQEVRAEAHQLPEEVREPEGWHVVHAPAAAKGRAGVSVLTRHAPERVQTGFGGFGVPGAEEFDASGRYVEVDVPGVTVASLYLPSGEVGTEKQEEKERFMAAFLPYLQGLRERAAAGGREVVVCGDWNIAHREADLKNWKANRKSSGFLPEEREWLTRVFDEAGYVDVVRAQHPDEEGPYSWWSYRGRAFDNDAGWRIDYQVVTPGLAGRAVKAWVERAATHGERWSDHAPVTVTYER is encoded by the coding sequence ATGCTGACTGTTACCTCCGTGAATGTCAACGGGCTCCGTGCCGCCGCCAAGAAGGGTTTCGTCGAGTGGCTGGCGCAGACCGAGGCCGATGTGGTCTGCCTCCAGGAAGTCCGGGCGGAGGCGCATCAGCTGCCCGAAGAGGTGCGTGAGCCGGAGGGCTGGCACGTCGTGCACGCCCCGGCCGCCGCCAAGGGGCGCGCGGGCGTCTCGGTGCTGACGCGGCACGCGCCCGAGCGTGTGCAGACCGGCTTCGGCGGATTCGGTGTGCCGGGCGCGGAGGAGTTCGACGCGAGCGGACGCTACGTCGAGGTGGACGTCCCGGGTGTGACGGTCGCGAGCCTGTACCTGCCGTCCGGCGAGGTCGGCACGGAGAAGCAGGAGGAGAAGGAGCGCTTCATGGCCGCGTTCCTGCCCTACCTGCAGGGGCTCCGGGAGCGCGCGGCCGCCGGGGGGCGCGAGGTGGTCGTGTGCGGCGACTGGAACATCGCCCACCGCGAGGCCGACCTTAAGAACTGGAAGGCCAACAGGAAGAGCTCCGGCTTCCTCCCCGAGGAGCGGGAGTGGCTGACCCGGGTGTTCGACGAGGCGGGGTACGTGGACGTGGTCCGCGCCCAGCACCCGGACGAGGAGGGGCCGTACTCGTGGTGGTCCTACCGCGGCCGGGCCTTCGACAACGACGCGGGCTGGCGGATCGACTACCAGGTGGTCACCCCGGGCCTCGCCGGCCGCGCGGTCAAGGCCTGGGTGGAGCGCGCCGCCACGCACGGCGAGCGGTGGAGCGACCACGCGCCCGTGACCGTCACCTACGAGCGGTAG
- a CDS encoding MerR family transcriptional regulator yields MEELAREAGITVRTLRFYRERGLIQPPRREGRIAWYDDHHLARLRTITGLLERGHTLNGIADLAATFDSGRDVAEVLGLGEPTEETPVRLTPEQLADYFLDQATAENLAGALELGYLATDGDEIVHISRRLLEASAELVRAGVPLSAVLSSGRLVREHADALADLFVRVLRTHTAHSEPDQLRTLAQAVVDAELSMALDRRLRDDD; encoded by the coding sequence ATGGAGGAGCTGGCCCGTGAGGCCGGCATCACCGTGCGCACCCTGCGCTTCTACCGGGAGCGTGGCCTGATCCAGCCGCCCCGCCGCGAGGGCCGTATCGCCTGGTACGACGACCACCACCTGGCCCGGCTGCGCACGATCACCGGCCTGCTGGAGCGTGGCCACACCCTCAACGGCATCGCCGACCTGGCCGCCACCTTCGACAGCGGCCGGGACGTCGCCGAGGTGCTGGGCCTGGGCGAACCGACCGAGGAGACCCCGGTCCGGCTCACCCCCGAGCAGCTCGCCGACTACTTCCTGGACCAGGCCACGGCGGAGAACCTCGCCGGGGCCCTGGAGCTGGGCTACCTGGCCACCGACGGCGACGAGATCGTGCACATCAGCCGCCGCCTGCTGGAGGCCTCCGCGGAACTCGTCCGGGCCGGGGTCCCGCTCTCCGCCGTACTCTCCTCGGGCCGCCTGGTCCGCGAGCACGCCGACGCCCTGGCCGACCTGTTCGTCCGCGTACTGCGCACCCACACCGCGCACTCCGAGCCGGACCAGCTGCGCACACTGGCCCAGGCGGTGGTGGACGCCGAGCTCTCGATGGCCCTGGACCGCCGCCTGCGCGACGACGACTGA
- a CDS encoding flavin-containing monooxygenase, protein MAQHEHVRVAVIGSGFGGLGAAVRLRREGITDFLVLERAGSVGGTWRDNSYPGCACDVPSHLYSFSFAPNPDWPRTFSGQEHIRAYLEHVADTFGLRPHIRLNRDVTVMRWDNDELHWTIESADGSTVTADVVVSATGPLSDPKLPDIPGLAEFPGKVFHSARWDHDYDLSGKRVAVIGTGASAIQIVPEIQPKAGRLTLFQRTPPWVMPRMDRAISAPEKWLHRTLPFTGTARRGLLWGIRELQVGAFTKHPDQLGLVESIAKANMARAIKDPALRAKLTPSYRIGCKRILLSSAYYPALAQPNVDVVASGLTEVRGSTVVAADGTETEADVIILGTGFHVTDMPIAERVIGADGITLTEAWKDGMQALRGATAAGFPNWMTIIGPNTGLGNSSMILMIESQLNYMADYLRQLDVLGGRAALDARSSAVGAWNRRVQDRMKRTVWNTGGCTSWYLDSTGRNTTVWPGTTAEFRRATRSVDLGEYEVVRTPLTHSAAHAVTEEAAR, encoded by the coding sequence ATGGCCCAGCACGAGCACGTACGAGTGGCGGTGATCGGATCCGGATTCGGGGGCCTCGGGGCCGCGGTCCGGCTCCGCCGCGAGGGCATCACCGACTTCCTGGTCCTCGAGCGGGCCGGCTCCGTCGGCGGTACCTGGCGCGACAACAGCTACCCGGGCTGCGCCTGCGACGTACCGTCCCACCTGTACTCCTTCTCCTTCGCGCCGAACCCCGACTGGCCGCGCACCTTCTCCGGGCAGGAGCACATCCGTGCCTACCTGGAGCACGTGGCCGACACCTTCGGACTGCGCCCGCACATCCGGCTCAACCGTGACGTCACGGTCATGCGCTGGGACAACGACGAACTGCACTGGACGATCGAGAGCGCCGACGGCTCCACCGTCACCGCCGACGTCGTCGTCTCCGCCACCGGCCCGCTCTCCGACCCGAAGCTGCCGGACATCCCCGGGCTCGCGGAGTTCCCCGGCAAGGTCTTCCACTCGGCGCGGTGGGACCACGACTACGACCTGAGCGGCAAACGCGTCGCCGTGATCGGCACCGGAGCCTCGGCCATCCAGATCGTCCCGGAGATCCAGCCCAAGGCCGGCCGGCTCACCCTCTTCCAGCGGACACCGCCCTGGGTCATGCCGCGCATGGACCGCGCCATCAGCGCTCCCGAGAAGTGGCTGCACCGCACACTCCCCTTCACGGGCACCGCCCGCCGCGGACTGCTCTGGGGCATCCGGGAGCTGCAGGTGGGCGCCTTCACCAAGCACCCCGACCAGCTGGGTCTCGTCGAGTCGATAGCCAAGGCCAACATGGCCCGCGCGATCAAGGACCCGGCCCTGCGGGCCAAGCTGACCCCGTCGTACCGGATCGGCTGCAAGCGCATCCTGCTCTCCAGCGCCTACTACCCGGCGCTCGCACAGCCGAACGTCGACGTCGTCGCCTCCGGTCTCACCGAGGTCCGGGGCTCCACCGTGGTGGCCGCGGACGGCACGGAGACCGAGGCCGACGTGATCATCCTCGGTACCGGGTTCCACGTGACGGACATGCCGATCGCCGAGCGCGTCATCGGGGCCGACGGCATCACGCTCACCGAAGCCTGGAAGGACGGGATGCAGGCACTGCGCGGCGCGACCGCGGCCGGCTTCCCCAACTGGATGACGATCATCGGCCCGAACACGGGCCTCGGGAACTCCTCCATGATCCTCATGATCGAGTCCCAGCTGAACTACATGGCCGACTACCTCCGCCAGCTGGACGTCCTGGGCGGGCGCGCGGCCCTCGACGCGCGCTCCTCCGCCGTCGGGGCGTGGAACCGCCGGGTCCAGGACCGGATGAAGCGCACCGTCTGGAACACCGGCGGCTGCACCAGTTGGTACCTGGACTCCACGGGCCGCAACACCACGGTCTGGCCGGGCACCACGGCCGAATTCCGCCGGGCGACGCGCTCGGTGGACCTCGGTGAGTACGAGGTCGTCCGCACACCACTCACCCACTCCGCGGCGCACGCCGTGACCGAGGAGGCAGCACGATGA
- a CDS encoding alpha/beta fold hydrolase: MSRTRTRTRTTRTRAEAPPVPVRELTVVSADGARINVELHGPDGTPAVVLAHGWTCNTRFWDAQVRDLSADHRVVVYDQRGHGRTPEPGAGGYSTHALADDLEAVLGATLAPGQKAVLGGHSMGGMTLMAAGGRPAVREHGAAVLLCSTGSSRLTAESLVLPIRAGALRTRITAAVLGARAPLGPVTGVSKAILKYATMGRGSAPERVDACARIVHACPRAARVAWGHVLAELDLEAGVRELLLPTAVIAGADDRLTPPVHARAIEVALPHSLGLTVLTGMGHMTPMEAPEAVTAKLRELVATYVTVEGAGSTATAVSEEEVA, translated from the coding sequence ATGAGCCGGACGAGGACGAGGACGAGGACGACGAGGACCCGGGCTGAGGCTCCGCCCGTACCGGTGCGCGAACTGACCGTCGTCTCCGCCGACGGCGCGCGGATCAACGTCGAGCTGCACGGCCCCGACGGCACCCCCGCCGTGGTCCTGGCGCACGGCTGGACGTGCAACACCCGCTTCTGGGACGCGCAGGTGCGCGACCTGTCGGCGGACCACCGCGTCGTCGTCTACGACCAGCGGGGACACGGCCGTACGCCCGAGCCCGGAGCCGGCGGCTACAGCACGCACGCGCTGGCCGACGACCTGGAGGCGGTACTGGGGGCCACGCTCGCCCCCGGGCAGAAGGCGGTACTCGGCGGCCACTCCATGGGCGGGATGACACTGATGGCGGCCGGCGGCCGGCCGGCCGTCCGGGAGCACGGAGCGGCCGTCCTCCTGTGCAGCACCGGGAGCTCGCGGCTGACCGCGGAGTCGCTGGTGCTGCCGATACGGGCCGGAGCGCTCCGCACCCGCATCACCGCGGCGGTGCTCGGTGCACGCGCCCCGCTCGGACCGGTCACCGGCGTATCGAAGGCGATCCTCAAGTACGCCACGATGGGGCGCGGTTCGGCCCCTGAACGCGTGGATGCCTGTGCCAGGATCGTGCATGCGTGTCCGCGTGCGGCGCGGGTCGCCTGGGGCCACGTGCTCGCGGAGCTCGATCTCGAAGCCGGAGTGCGGGAGTTGCTGCTGCCGACCGCCGTGATCGCGGGTGCCGACGACCGGCTGACGCCGCCCGTGCACGCGCGGGCCATCGAGGTGGCCCTGCCGCACAGCCTCGGGCTCACGGTGCTGACGGGCATGGGGCACATGACACCGATGGAGGCGCCCGAGGCGGTCACGGCGAAGCTCCGCGAGCTGGTGGCCACGTACGTCACTGTGGAAGGTGCGGGCAGCACGGCGACAGCCGTGAGCGAGGAGGAGGTCGCATGA